The following DNA comes from candidate division TA06 bacterium.
GTCGGCGTCGTTGATGCCGCCCACCACCACCGCGCTGGCCCCGACCTCGGCCGCTTTTTTCATGCCGGCGATCCTGATCAGCGAGCCGCCCACCACTACTTTGCCCTTGCATTCGGGAGTGAGAAGTTCGGGGATCAGCTCTTTAGACGGATCATCCACCGCCATCTTGACTTCGCCGTGGACCTCGCCCCCGATCCCGAAGATGCCCTGGACGAAAGTGCCGAAGGTCTCCACCACCACCCCCTCGCCCGGATTCTCCTGCGCCACCTGGCCGTCCACATAGGCCCGGACCTGCACCGGCAGGGGCGGCTCGCGCAGTATCACCTGGCCGGTGATGGGCGAGATGGACTCGATGGTCCCGGTCACCGGCGACTTGCAGGCGGACTTGAACAGCCCGAAGAATCCCTTGCTGATGGCCACGGTTTCGTCTTTCTGAATGGGATCGCCCGGTTTCTTGATCATGTGCCCGGTAACGTCCTCGGGCAGGATCCCCAGCAGGCCGGCCACGTTCAGGGTCTGAACATTGCCCGGCAGTTCGGTCTTGGCCACCACCTGGTCGGCCGTGACCTTGTCGCCCATTTTGACCAGCACCTGGCCCTTTAAGGGCAGCCGGCGGTCTTTTTTGATCACCGCTTTTTCGGTTACTTTTAAACCCGGAGTATATGCATGTGCCATTCTTCTCCTCGTTTGACGTTTAACGTTATTACGTTACTTCGTCGGGTAGATATTCAGCGCCTGGTTCCACTCGTTGAGCTTTCTGATCCTCTCCTTCTTGTCGGCCGGTAAAACAAGGATCCGGCCCCGGCCGTCTATGATCACGCCCACCGTGCCACCTTCCAAAGTGGCCTCCAGTTCCTTGCCCTTACCGGCCCCGAGGTCGAAGTGCTTGGCCAGGATTATCTGGGCCTTGATCTTCTCCGCTCCCAGCGGGATCAGTTTCATCTCGCCAACTTTGACGCTCTCCTCGACCTTGCTGCCGTCGGCCCGGGTAAACCTGACGGTGACGCAGGGCTGGCCTTCCTTGCCCTGTCCGGCGGGGCAGATGGCGGATCCCAGTCGCACTAAGCAGTCCTTGACGAAAACCTCGTTGGCGGCCGGGGCGTGCACTGTTGACAAGACGCCCAGGTGCGGGGCCATGAAGATGGAGTCCACCGCCATGGTGGTGATGCCGGAGGGCTCAAAGGCGTCAATCATCATCAGGGCCGATTGGGCCCGGCGCGGAGCGTGGGAAAGCACGCCGCCGGAGCCGATCATGATGTTGAGGTCCATCATATTGATCAGGGTGTCCCCCGATCCGCTCTGGTCAAAGGCGTCGGAGATGGTGCGCTCCTGCTGCACCCCTTTTAAACCCACCGCCATTTCCTTGTGCTGTTTAAAAGCCAGACGCAGGGCCTCGCGGCTGATGGCCTGCTCTATCTGAAGCTCCTCCAGGCTTTGAGGGATGGTGGTGGGGCGAATCATCTTGTTGCGGATCCGGTTGCGCAGGTCGGCCTCGTCCATCTCGAACGGGACCCAGCGCATGATGTTCTCGAGGCCCGCCTCGGCCAGCACGTTGGAGATGGAATAGCTCATGCCTAAGTTGGCGGAAACCGTACGGTTGAAGGTGGCCGCGCGCTCCTTCTTTTCGTTGAGCCCGTAGAAAACGGAAAAGACATCGGTGGTGGCCCCGCCGATATCCACCCCCACCGCCGCGATGTCATCGGCCTTGGCCAGGGACTGGATCATCAGCCCCACCGCGCCCGGGGTGGGCATGATGGGCACCTCGTGGGCCATGGCCATCAGTTTTTTATAGCCCGGAGCATGGGCCATCACGTGCTCC
Coding sequences within:
- a CDS encoding glutamate mutase L; translated protein: MAVDPNQLKVILVTDCGSTTTKAILIEYKNGEYRQTTRGEAPTTVEKPFEDVTKGVLNAVREVEELCGRRILKGEDIITPVQGNEGVDIYMSTSSAGGGLQMMVAGVVKTMTGESAARAALGAGAIVMDVLASNDGRLPHQRIERIRHLRPDMILLSGGIDGGTVTHVAEMAELIGAADPKPRFGTSYMLPVIYAGNKDAREIVTKTLGEKTALLVKENLRPVLERENLKPARDAIHDVFMEHVMAHAPGYKKLMAMAHEVPIMPTPGAVGLMIQSLAKADDIAAVGVDIGGATTDVFSVFYGLNEKKERAATFNRTVSANLGMSYSISNVLAEAGLENIMRWVPFEMDEADLRNRIRNKMIRPTTIPQSLEELQIEQAISREALRLAFKQHKEMAVGLKGVQQERTISDAFDQSGSGDTLINMMDLNIMIGSGGVLSHAPRRAQSALMMIDAFEPSGITTMAVDSIFMAPHLGVLSTVHAPAANEVFVKDCLVRLGSAICPAGQGKEGQPCVTVRFTRADGSKVEESVKVGEMKLIPLGAEKIKAQIILAKHFDLGAGKGKELEATLEGGTVGVIIDGRGRILVLPADKKERIRKLNEWNQALNIYPTK